The Phaeodactylum tricornutum CCAP 1055/1 chromosome 6, whole genome shotgun sequence region TTCTTGCGTTGTTTTGTGAGATTTCACGTACAGTATagttgactgactgtgactggGAAAGGATCGACCCATCAGCACATCCCGGATCATCCTCTTATATTCCATAAGTGCACATGGCGATGGTAGGATATCCTGCGATTGTAATCAATCGGTTGGTTCCAAAGATACGGTACACTTCCTATTGTTCCAGAAGCTGAAATTCTCACGATGAGAGAAAATCTTCTCCAAGTCCTGCTGTTGACGATTTTGTCGTCGATGGTCAGGTGCTTTGCTCCGGCGTCCGGACCGTCTCCAATCGTTTTCGTTCATCGTTCTCGAAGGAACAATCGTCGAGCTCTTTTAGCGTTACATCAGTCGAACAAGACAGAGACCTTCGACCAGAGTACTGTAACAGAGGTAGATGCAGCTGTCGAAAAATTAGACAAAGTCACAGAAATGCAGCAACCAAGAGACGAACCGAAACGAGCAATTGCCCGgtcaaagaaaaagtacggACGACCAAAAGGCATTGAAGAAAACACTCAGGGAAACGACTCGACTTCGAACTGGAAGCAAGAATTGCATTCAACCAATCAAGCAATAGGCAATGCCATACTAAAGACGGAGGGAGCATCGAGTACAAGGGAACGgcaagaagcagaaaagagATACGACTTGCCTTGGGGTAACTTACAAAAATGGGCTCTTCGAGATCACATGGCCAAATATAGCGTGCAGGTACCTGTTACAAGgaatggaaaggaaacgaTCCGTGTCTTCACACTGTGGCGAACATTCATCGATGAAGTTACGGAATTATGTGGCTATCCGATTCCATTCTTGTTGGAGCGCTATGCCGAAATGCGTGCCTCCAACGACACCACATTTGATACATCGAGTGACGTTCTACCGTATTTGGATGATTTCAGTTTTGAAAATAATGGTGGCTTGTCTGGTCGTGTATCCGGAATTATTGGAGTTGCGGACGGCACCAAAATTCAGACGACGCCTGTTGGTGATTTGCGCACCACTATCCCTAAAGGCTTTGTTCGAACTGATGATGGCGCGGTAATATACGAGCTTGGAAGGCCTGCTTCGGACTTTACTTACGATGTGAATAGGGATGCAAAGTCCAAGCTTTCCAAGGCGGCATCGTCTGTCATGTCCAGGGCGCCAAAGGATGTGGTGGTATCGGATGTTGTACCCGATGCGGAACTGGTGCGCTTGGGCGCTCTGACAGCGACAATAATTGCGGGAgctgcagcttttgaatCATTGTCGCATCACTTGACGGTGAACGTGTTTTGGGTCTAAACCACAACACGTTTTGGAAGCAAGGAATGCCGCTGAAAAATGTAAACTTGACATTGTCAA contains the following coding sequences:
- a CDS encoding predicted protein — its product is MRENLLQVLLLTILSSMVRCFAPASGPSPIVFVHRSRRNNRRALLALHQSNKTETFDQSTVTEVDAAVEKLDKVTEMQQPRDEPKRAIARSKKKYGRPKGIEENTQGNDSTSNWKQELHSTNQAIGNAILKTEGASSTRERQEAEKRYDLPWGNLQKWALRDHMAKYSVQVPVTRNGKETIRVFTLWRTFIDEVTELCGYPIPFLLERYAEMRASNDTTFDTSSDVLPYLDDFSFENNGGLSGRVSGIIGVADGTKIQTTPVGDLRTTIPKGFVRTDDGAVIYELGRPASDFTYDVNRDAKSKLSKAASSVMSRAPKDVVVSDVVPDAELVRLGALTATIIAGAAAFESLSHHLTVNVFWV